Proteins encoded by one window of Chondromyces crocatus:
- a CDS encoding SDR family NAD(P)-dependent oxidoreductase has translation MSNAERQTPSPVALITGASRGIGKSTALALADRGIDVILTYVSAEQEANDVVRALRDKGRKAVALRLDVAKVDTFDAFVGEVRRHLTQTFARDTFDFLVNNAGFGGHAPFADTSEETFDALLAVHFKGPFFLTQKLLPLLADGGRIVNLSTGLTRYVFPGLSVYAAAKGALEVLTRALAVELGPRRIAVNTVAPGGITTDFGGGVMRDPELQKVVTAETPLGRIGEPEDVAGVVASLLAPETRWITGQRIEVTGGYRLG, from the coding sequence ATGTCGAACGCCGAGCGTCAGACCCCTTCGCCCGTCGCCCTCATCACCGGCGCCAGCCGCGGCATCGGCAAGAGCACCGCCCTCGCGCTCGCCGACCGCGGCATCGACGTCATCCTGACCTACGTCTCCGCCGAGCAAGAAGCGAACGACGTCGTGCGCGCCCTCCGTGACAAGGGCCGCAAAGCCGTCGCCTTGCGCCTCGACGTCGCCAAGGTCGACACCTTCGACGCCTTCGTCGGCGAGGTCCGCCGCCACCTCACGCAGACCTTCGCCCGCGACACCTTCGATTTCCTCGTGAACAACGCCGGCTTCGGCGGCCACGCCCCCTTCGCGGACACCTCCGAAGAGACCTTCGACGCCCTCCTCGCCGTGCACTTCAAGGGCCCCTTCTTCCTCACCCAGAAGCTCCTTCCCCTGCTCGCCGATGGCGGCCGCATCGTCAACCTCTCGACTGGCCTCACGCGCTACGTGTTCCCCGGGCTCTCGGTCTACGCCGCCGCCAAGGGCGCCCTCGAGGTGCTCACCCGCGCCCTCGCCGTCGAGCTGGGCCCCCGCCGCATCGCCGTGAACACCGTCGCCCCTGGCGGCATCACCACCGACTTCGGCGGCGGCGTCATGCGCGACCCGGAGCTCCAGAAGGTCGTCACCGCCGAGACCCCGCTGGGCCGCATCGGCGAGCCCGAGGACGTCGCCGGGGTGGTCGCCTCCTTGCTGGCGCCCGAGACGCGCTGGATCACGGGGCAAAGGATCGAGGTCACCGGCGGCTACCGGCTCGGATAG